The stretch of DNA CTCTCCGACGTCGCACCGGTGCGCGCGAAGGGCTTCGACCACACCACCCAGGGCGCCTACGCCGCCGCGGCGGCCGCCGCCAAGGCGCTCCGCCTCCCCGCCGGCCAGGTCGCCAACGCCATCGCGATCTCCGGCACCGCCAACAACGCGCTCCGCGTCACCCGCACCGGCAGCCTCAGCCACTGGAAGGGGCTGGCCTACCCCAACACCGCCAAGGAAGGGCTGTTCGCCGCGCTGCTCGCCGCCCGCGGCATCACCGGCCCCGAAGAGGTCTTCGAGGGCGACAAGGGCTTCAAGGACAGCATCGCCGGCGACTTCGCCATCGACTGGGCCGCCGAGGACCTGGAGCGGGTCCGGCGCACCGTCGTCAAGAAGCACAACGCCGAGATCCACTCCCAGTCGGCCCTGGACACCGCGCTCGACGTCCGCGCCCAGGACGGCTTCGCCGCACGCGCGGTCAAGGAGGTCCGGCTGCGCACCTTCGACGTCGCCTTCTCCATCATCGGCGGCGGCGAGGAGGGCGACAAGCGCACCGTCCGCACCAAGGAGGAGGCCGACCACTCGCTGCCCTACATGCTCGCCGCCGCCCTGCTGGACGGCCGGGTCACCCCCGAGCAGTACGCACCGGAGCGCATCGCCGCCGACGACGTGCAGGACCTGCTGCACCGGGTGCGGATCGCCCCCGACCCGCAGCTGTCCGCGCGCTTCCCCGACGAGATGCCCGCCGAACTGGAGGTGGAA from Nocardiopsis composta encodes:
- a CDS encoding MmgE/PrpD family protein, encoding MTEVQRLAEFVVRADHAQMSAEAREQLAIRVLDTLGVAIGALDAAPMTAVRGLVGDLGGAPAATLIGGGRTSPDRAAFVNGALGRYLDFMDSYLAEGETNHPSDNLGAVLAAAESADASGAEFLSALAVAYQVHTRLSDVAPVRAKGFDHTTQGAYAAAAAAAKALRLPAGQVANAIAISGTANNALRVTRTGSLSHWKGLAYPNTAKEGLFAALLAARGITGPEEVFEGDKGFKDSIAGDFAIDWAAEDLERVRRTVVKKHNAEIHSQSALDTALDVRAQDGFAARAVKEVRLRTFDVAFSIIGGGEEGDKRTVRTKEEADHSLPYMLAAALLDGRVTPEQYAPERIAADDVQDLLHRVRIAPDPQLSARFPDEMPAELEVELADGTVFRSSQSSYQGFHTDPLDWGQARAKFDALAAPFAGPALRDEIAGIAHDLADHPVSALTGALARVGTRRGAPA